The Microbacterium sp. SORGH_AS_0862 genome has a segment encoding these proteins:
- a CDS encoding ABC transporter substrate-binding protein produces the protein MKRSKIALASVALAGIGALALAGCASGGSDEPTPAGGDAGAIIKVNGSEPENPLFPANTNETGGGKIVDSIYAGLAYYDGEGNIVNDVADSITVDDANTITVKLKEGQKFSNDEAVTADSFIKAWNYGALKSNAQKNASWFSDIEGYSEETDSELTGLTKVDDTTFTIKLSNPVAADFVQRLGYSAYYPLPEVAFEDPAAFGENPIGNGPYKLAGEGAWQHDVEINLVKNDAYTGGREAKNGGLDIVFYANLDGAYADLQSGNLDVLDAIPTSAQATFESDLGERAVNQPAAIFQSFTIPESLAHFSGEEGQLRREALSLAIDRDAITKTIFNGTRTPASDFSSPVIGGWSDSLEGADVLKYNQDKAKELWAEADKISPWSGTFQIAYNSDGGHQAWVDATTNSIKNTLGIDASGAPFVDFASLRTEVTNRTITTAFRTGWQADYPGLYNFLAPLYGTGASSNDGDYSNPEFDKLLASGAAADSVDAATADYEKAQEILLKDLPAIPLWYSNVNGGYADTVQNVVFGWNSVPLYYQITKS, from the coding sequence GTGAAGCGCAGCAAGATCGCTCTCGCGAGCGTGGCGCTGGCCGGTATCGGGGCTCTCGCCCTCGCCGGCTGCGCGAGTGGCGGCTCGGACGAGCCGACCCCTGCCGGTGGCGACGCCGGTGCCATCATCAAGGTGAACGGTTCGGAGCCGGAGAACCCGCTCTTCCCGGCCAACACGAACGAGACCGGCGGCGGCAAGATCGTCGACTCGATCTACGCGGGCCTGGCCTACTACGACGGCGAAGGCAACATCGTCAACGACGTGGCCGACTCGATCACCGTCGACGACGCCAACACCATCACGGTGAAGCTCAAGGAGGGCCAGAAGTTCAGCAACGACGAGGCCGTCACCGCAGACAGCTTCATCAAGGCCTGGAACTACGGCGCGCTCAAGTCGAACGCTCAGAAGAACGCTTCCTGGTTCTCCGACATCGAGGGCTACAGCGAGGAGACCGACTCCGAGCTCACCGGTCTGACGAAGGTCGACGACACGACCTTCACGATCAAGCTCTCCAACCCCGTCGCCGCCGACTTCGTGCAGCGTCTGGGCTACTCGGCGTACTACCCGCTTCCCGAGGTTGCCTTCGAGGACCCCGCCGCCTTCGGTGAGAACCCGATCGGCAACGGCCCCTACAAGCTGGCCGGCGAGGGCGCGTGGCAGCACGACGTCGAGATCAACCTCGTGAAGAACGACGCCTACACCGGTGGCCGCGAGGCCAAGAACGGTGGCCTGGACATCGTCTTCTACGCCAACCTGGACGGCGCCTACGCCGACCTCCAGTCGGGCAACCTCGACGTCCTCGACGCGATCCCCACCAGCGCACAGGCGACCTTCGAGTCCGACCTGGGCGAGCGCGCGGTCAACCAGCCCGCCGCGATCTTCCAGTCGTTCACGATCCCGGAGAGCCTCGCGCACTTCTCGGGCGAAGAGGGTCAGCTGCGTCGCGAGGCGCTCTCGCTCGCGATCGACCGCGACGCGATCACGAAGACCATCTTCAACGGCACGCGTACGCCGGCCAGCGACTTCTCGTCGCCGGTCATCGGTGGATGGTCCGACTCGCTCGAGGGTGCCGACGTCCTGAAGTACAACCAGGACAAGGCGAAGGAGCTGTGGGCCGAGGCCGACAAGATCTCGCCCTGGAGCGGCACGTTCCAGATCGCGTACAACTCCGACGGCGGCCACCAGGCCTGGGTCGACGCGACCACGAACTCGATCAAGAACACGCTCGGCATCGACGCGTCCGGCGCTCCGTTCGTCGACTTCGCCTCGCTGCGCACCGAGGTGACCAACCGTACGATCACCACCGCGTTCCGCACCGGTTGGCAGGCCGACTACCCGGGTCTGTACAACTTCCTCGCGCCGCTCTACGGCACGGGCGCGAGCTCGAACGACGGCGACTACTCGAACCCCGAGTTCGACAAGCTCCTCGCCTCCGGCGCGGCAGCTGACAGCGTCGACGCGGCCACGGCCGACTACGAGAAGGCTCAGGAGATCCTGCTGAAGGACCTCCCCGCCATCCCGCTGTGGTACTCGAACGTGAACGGCGGGTACGCTGACACGGTTCAGAACGTCGTGTTCGGCTGGAACTCGGTTCCGCTGTACTACCAGATCACGAAGAGCTGA